A stretch of DNA from Streptomyces sp. NBC_01276:
ACAGCAGCAGCGTTGTCACCGGACGTCCTCCGTGATCATCAGCGGCAGGGCTGCCGGCCAGGCACCGCCCGGCTCGGACAGCAGCGCGGGATCGAAGCCCACGCGCCTCAGGTCGTTGATGCAGCGGGGGAGCATGAGCGGCACCCCGCGGTGCTCACCCCACTCCGGGCGCGGCCCGAAGATCTGGTTGGTGTCCGGGCGCCCGCCCTCGCCGATCCCGGTGACCTCCAGGACGTGGGAGACGAAACGATGACGGTGCCCGCCGATCTTGGTCTCATCGATGGAGGACACGAACACGATGAAGTGCAGCCCGTTCGCGGCCTGCCGGTAGGCCAGAGCCTCCGACATGTTGGCCTGCGCGAGGAGATACAGCTCGGCGATCCGGTCGAACACGACGCTGGGACGGATGGCGTGCAGGGTGCACAGGTTGCCGCCCGCACCGTTCGTCATCGCCTGCAGCATCGCGACGATCTCGGGGCCGCGGACCTCACCGACGACGATCCGCGTCAGCGTCATGCGCAGCGCCCGGTACATCAGGTCCATGAGGGAGATCGCGCCGGCGGCCTGCCCGCCGACCATCTCCCCGTTGGACTCGCGGGCCTCCATCGGCACGACCTGGCGGTGGTACCCGTTCTCGTGGGCGAACAATTCGTGTTCGGTCTCCAGGGTCGCGAACCGCTCGTCGGGATCGATCTCCCGAAGGAGCGCCCGCAGCAGCGTCGTCTTCCCGGCCGCCTGACCACCGACGATCATCACGTTTTTCTCCGCGCGCACGCAGGCCCGCAGGAACGACTCCAGGGTGCTGTCCAGCATCCCGCGCGCCACCAGCTCGGGCAGGTCCGCATGCCGCATCGTGTGCCGGCGGATCGTCACGAACGTGCCCGGGGTGACATCGGTGACCGCCTGCAG
This window harbors:
- a CDS encoding CpaF family protein, with the protein product MRANPLHSNPQVSLEARLAAPRGLPPHRMTQPPGGGPVPGAAVPVDPRAGFPSQAVASAPAAVDYTAVRLIKKEVGERLTEMLRSRPGMSLAAQEQQGRHLINEQVAVWSDAEAVKRGFATSASEDAATAQAVFDLQFRAGRLQQHLDNPLVENIFINGHTRTWLDFTDGRRVEVAPVADSDEELRELLRDLARRTTGQNERSLSTADPFLALRLADGSRLQAVTDVTPGTFVTIRRHTMRHADLPELVARGMLDSTLESFLRACVRAEKNVMIVGGQAAGKTTLLRALLREIDPDERFATLETEHELFAHENGYHRQVVPMEARESNGEMVGGQAAGAISLMDLMYRALRMTLTRIVVGEVRGPEIVAMLQAMTNGAGGNLCTLHAIRPSVVFDRIAELYLLAQANMSEALAYRQAANGLHFIVFVSSIDETKIGGHRHRFVSHVLEVTGIGEGGRPDTNQIFGPRPEWGEHRGVPLMLPRCINDLRRVGFDPALLSEPGGAWPAALPLMITEDVR